The Ammoniphilus sp. CFH 90114 nucleotide sequence AGAACAGGATGATGGAGGCTTTTGTAACGGAATTCGGATTCAAGTTGATGGTCTCGCGTTTCAGTCAGGCCTAGCTCAGTCCCAAGCTGCTTCGCGAACTCCTTGACTTCTTCCGGGTGGTTGAAAGTGCGGTACTTCGTACCTAAATGAAGATAAAGGCGCTCGGCCTTTGCCCCTGTTTGCTCCATCGCTTGCAGGATCTGCTCAAGGGCAACTTGTGCTTCTATTGCTTCTTTTTTCGGTTGCTGATCAGCAAACACTGTCCACGAAAATAACAGCATCAAACCTACCAATATGGTGTTTATTCCCCAAGTTTTTTTCATTTTTAGTATTCTCCTCTTCCCTGTTTATCTGTACTACCTATTTTTCACAGGGGAGAGGAAAGATATACCATTAAGATGCTAAATTCCTACTTAAGACATAAATAATTGCTTCAACATCATAGACCAACCCAGGTAGTCCATGAAGAATCTGGCCACACCGTGCCCGAGGGCAATCGACAGCAGGATCTGCAGCGCCTTCACTTGCGCACTCTTATAATCCTTAACAAAGAGATCCAGACGAAAGCATTGAATCGCCCACCAGCTGATACTAATAAAAATTAGAGATAAAAAAATATTAATTAATCCTGTGGATCCAAGACCCATGAAAAACACTCCTTCCGTTACTCTATATATCCCTTGGATCGAGCTAGCAAAACAGCATATCCAAGTTCTATGTCGGTCAATTGAAGGTTATGAATCCATTCCACAACCTGTTTTATAGGAAGAAACTCGACGCGAATATCTTCAAAAGGATCCAAATACTGCTCCCCAAAAGTTAACCCTTTTGCTATAAAAAGATAGGCTTTCCTTGTATGATGAGAGGCCATGGGATGATACATCCCTAATGCTGTCCACTCCTCTGCTATGATTCCTGTTTCCTCCCTGAGTTCTCGACGCGCAGCCTCTTCTGGCTCTTCGCCAGCATCAATAGCCCCACCAGGGAGATTGTACTGATGGCATTGGATGGGGTAGCGATATTGTCTAACAAGGGCAATTTTCTGTTCATCCGTAATCGCCAGCACCACAACCGTTCCAGGAATCTCATCCTCTAAAAATACATAATCCGTCTCCACGCCTTCAGGAGACATCAGGATATCCTTACGTACACGTATGTACCGCTCATGAAAAGGGATATGGCTTTTTAATCGCCGCCATTGGTCGAAACCCAAATTGACTCCCCCCATCTTTTTCATTTTTCCTCACATAAGTATACATTAAAGCCTACCCTCATGCATAAACATATCTAAAAATGTTCTATTGTGCGATTACTATTCAGTCCCTTATAGCACCTGACGTGCAAAGTTTGGGGTGAAAATAGAGAAGAATGTTTGAAGGAGGGGTCCGAATGAATGTGTTATTCCGGTTTCGTTGCTCCTGCTGTGGAAAAGAACTGTTAACGGATTCTGTTTTATTGAAGTGTTGTGATCAACTTATGGATAATGTGGAACACGTGGTAATTAGCCACCAAGAATTAAGGGAGATGATGAGTCAGCTTCAGGGAAGCGTACCAATTAATGTAGGAAGAGGCTGAAGGGAAGGATAAAAGCTGCCAAACTCCTGAGGATGGAGGGCAGCTTTTATATATTTGGTGATGTTCATTCAGATCGTAAGGTCGATGACCTGACCTTTGTAGGGGTCCTTGGCGGGAAGTGTTGTAGGCTTTTCTTTTTTCGGTTTCTGAATGATCAGCTGGATGCGAATCGTGAAGGATTGGTCTGAGTGATGGCTTAAAGGCGGCCAATGTTGGTGGTGTGGAAAAGACCAGACTGGGTGAACTGGAAAGATAGAGTACGGGGATCTCAAGAGATTTGGATTCCCCTTTCCGTTTGCATAAGTCCTTGGTGTTGTGCTTTCTCAATGCTTAATATTAAAGTTTCTTGATGAATGGGCTTGGCAAGGAAGTCGATCGCTCCTGCTTGAATCGCTTCGATGACGGATTTCCGATGCGAAACAGCCGAGCAAATAATAATCTTTGCTTTCTCGTTATACTGCTTAATCTCCTTAAGGGCTGAGATTCCATCTAGTTCTGGCATGAAAATATCCATTAATACCACATCAGGAGATAGCAACTTATACTGATTAATTGCCTCGATGCCGCTTGATGCCTCCCCCACCACCTCATATCCTCCATTCAACAACATTTGTTTCAACGTCACACGCATAAACATTGCGTCATCTACAATTAGTACTCGCATCGTCTTGCCTCCCTTCCAGATTGACTATGAAATAGTTTGGTTTATATGCTGCTTTTTCTTTAGATAGATCGCTGCACAAAGACTGATTACTAAAAAGTATGCGCCATAGATGGAGAAGGAGAACCAATGATTCGTTTCGAATTGGCTTCCGGCTAGATTAAATAAGAAGATGGAGGGTAGTTTACCTAGGAAGGTAGCCGCAGTAAAAACAATCCAAGACACATTACTCACCCCGCATAAAATATTTACCACTGGAGGAGGAATAACGGGTACCACTCGGACGAGTAAAATACTTAGAAAAGCGTTTCGTTCGAATAGAGATTCATATTCCTTTGCCTTTGGGTATTTGTCTAAAGTTGCTTGAATCCAGTCCTGAAAGCCGAAGCGGGACATGGTGAACATGATTAGGGTGCCAAGCAAGGAGCCTGCCAAACAGATCGCCGTTCCAGCTGCCACGCCGAACACAGAGCCTATGATACCTGCTACCACGATGAATGGGACGACTGGAAAAAAGACCAAGGCAGCAACAAAGAGGATGCTTACTAGGAGGGATAGGCTGCCGCCAGCCTCTATCCAATATAATAGA carries:
- a CDS encoding NUDIX domain-containing protein; this translates as MGFDQWRRLKSHIPFHERYIRVRKDILMSPEGVETDYVFLEDEIPGTVVVLAITDEQKIALVRQYRYPIQCHQYNLPGGAIDAGEEPEEAARRELREETGIIAEEWTALGMYHPMASHHTRKAYLFIAKGLTFGEQYLDPFEDIRVEFLPIKQVVEWIHNLQLTDIELGYAVLLARSKGYIE
- a CDS encoding DUF1146 family protein encodes the protein MGLGSTGLINIFLSLIFISISWWAIQCFRLDLFVKDYKSAQVKALQILLSIALGHGVARFFMDYLGWSMMLKQLFMS
- a CDS encoding TVP38/TMEM64 family protein, whose translation is MKKLLTITLFALIIFLSYSQKSLLLYWIEAGGSLSLLVSILFVAALVFFPVVPFIVVAGIIGSVFGVAAGTAICLAGSLLGTLIMFTMSRFGFQDWIQATLDKYPKAKEYESLFERNAFLSILLVRVVPVIPPPVVNILCGVSNVSWIVFTAATFLGKLPSIFLFNLAGSQFETNHWFSFSIYGAYFLVISLCAAIYLKKKQHINQTIS
- a CDS encoding response regulator codes for the protein MRVLIVDDAMFMRVTLKQMLLNGGYEVVGEASSGIEAINQYKLLSPDVVLMDIFMPELDGISALKEIKQYNEKAKIIICSAVSHRKSVIEAIQAGAIDFLAKPIHQETLILSIEKAQHQGLMQTERGIQIS